A genomic window from Sparus aurata chromosome 14, fSpaAur1.1, whole genome shotgun sequence includes:
- the LOC115595939 gene encoding ovarian cancer G-protein coupled receptor 1-like: MEDFYRNTSLNESFNNSNVTSSYSEVFFIRDVLAYIIVSIGLPLILVVIYALYLLVRNDHVAPIYVINLLITDLIQLCYMIVWLTRDKNLLVTVIFIGIYDHCIGASVCFMVCVAMERYLVIAHPLWYRFRRTIKSSVVICVVVWVLPVVIVLFLWFQYPIPFLFPSVIPYFLLLPFPLLIFFLFGTVRALCTSISVPSDEKRRIVGTLVLVLLIYTLLFLPIIISVLIVGSDSILSRALLPVLLSPLADLLLYVFIKKGTIDKFLVSVCCCRKDSNDIRRAGSNDISTVDNNDTCRMDSNETISPSV; this comes from the exons ATGGAAGATTTCTACAGGAACACCTCACTGAATGAAAGCTTTAATAACAGCAACGTCACCTCCAGCTACTCTGAAGTTTTCTTTATCAGGGATGTGCTGGCATACATTATCGTTTCTATTGGACTTCCTCTCATCCTCGTGGTGATTTATGCTCTGTATTTACTG GTGCGTAATGATCATGTTGCTCCGATCTACGTCATCAACCTTCTCATCACAGACCTCATTCAGCTCTGCTACATGATTGTTTGGCTGACACGAGATAAAAATCTGCTTGTAACCGTCATCTTCATTGGGATATACGACCATTGTATAGGGGCCAGCGTTTGCTTCATGGTGTGTGTCGCAATGGAGAG GTATTTGGTTATCGCCCACCCACTGTGGTACCGCTTCAGACGTACCATCAAGAGCTCTGTGGTGATCTGTGTTGTCGTCTGGGTCCTTCCTGTTGTCATAGTCCTGTTTCTTTGGTTTCAATATCCTATCCctt TCCTGTTTCCAAGTGTGATACCTTActtccttcttcttccctttccaCTGTTGATATTCTTTCTGTTTGGGACTGTTAGAGCTCTGTGTACTTCCATCTCTGTACCCTCTGATGAAAAACGACGAATTGTGGGAACTTTGGTTCTGGTGCTGCTTATTTACACTCTGTTGTTCCTGCCCATCATCATTTCGGTCCTGATAGTGGGATCTGACAGTATCCTCAGTCGGGCTTTATTGCCTGTCCTGCTGAGTCCCCTCGCAGACTTATTACTATATGTTTTCATTAAGAAAGGGACCATAGACAAGTTTTTggtctctgtgtgttgttgcagaAAGGACAGTAATGATATCAGAAGAGCAGGCAGTAATGATATCAGCACAGTAGACAACAACGATACATGCAGGATGGACAGCAATGAGACTATCAGTCCATCAGTGTGA
- the LOC115595941 gene encoding C-C chemokine receptor type 2-like, which produces MNTSLDRSIKNSNGTEVDSIRDVLTYIIVSIGLPLILVVIYALYLLVRDGHVTPIYVINLLITDLIQLCSMIAWLTRDKNQTAYNYCFKTYKHCMGVSVGFMVCVAMERYLVIAHPLWYRFRRTIKSSVAICVVVWVLPISFFWYPICVPYFLLLPFPFLIFFLVGTVKALSASISVPSDEKRRIVGILVLVLLIYTLLFLPLIILVLIVGDKHDDIIASPASLPVQLCPLADLLLYVFMKKGIIEKLLASVCCYKMDSNDISNMDSNDTGGAGSNDVNRMDCNKISDNSSTDSNDVSKTDSNDISNMDSNDTGGAGSNDVNRMDCNNISDNISSTDSNDVGRIESNDISRMESNDVSKTDSNDISNMDSNDTGGAGSNDVNRMDCNNISDNISSTDSNDVGRIESNDISRMESNDVSKTDSNDISNMDSNDTGGAGSNNVNRMDCNNISNNISSTDSNDVDRIESNDISRMESNDVSKLESNDISSPSV; this is translated from the exons ATGAACACCTCACTGGACAGAAGCATTAAAAACAGCAATGGCACAGAAGTTGATTCCATCAGGGATGTGCTGACATACATTATCGTTTCTATTGGACTTCCTCTCATCCTTGTGGTGATCTATGCTCTGTATTTACTG GTGCGAGATGGTCATGTTACACCGATCTACGTCATCAACCTTCTCATCACAGACCTCATTCAGCTCTGCAGCATGATTGCTTGGCTGACACGAGATAAAAATCAGACAGCATATAATTACTGCTTTAAGACATACAAGCATTGTATGGGTGTCAGTGTTGGCTTCATGGTGTGTGTCGCAATGGAAAG GTATTTGGTTATCGCCCACCCACTGTGGTACCGCTTCAGACGAACCATCAAGAGCTCTGTGGCCATCTGTGTTGTCGTCTGGGTCCTTCCCATTTCCTTCTTCTGGTATCCAATTTGTGTACCTTActtccttcttcttcccttcccatttttgatatttttcctGGTCGGGACTGTTAAAGCTCTGTCTGCTTCCATCTCTGTACCCTCCGATGAAAAACGACGAATTGTGGGAATTTTGGTCCTGGTCCTGCTTATTTACACTCTGTTGTTCCTGCCCCTCATCATTTTGGTTCTGATAGTAGGAGACAAACATGACGATATTATCGCCAGCCCGGCATCCTTGCCTGTCCAGTTGTGTCCCCTTGCGGACTTATTACTATATGTTTTCATGAAGAAAGGGATCATAGAAAAGCTTTTGGCCTCTGTGTGTTGTTACAAAATGGACAGCAATGATATCAGCAATATGGATAGCAATgacacaggaggagcaggcagTAATGATGTAAACAGAATGGATTGCAACAAAATAAGTGACAATAGCAGTACGGACAGCAATGATGTCAGCAAAACGGACAGCAATGATATCAGCAATATGGATAGCAATgacacaggaggagcaggcagTAATGATGTAAACAGAATGGATTGCAACAATATAAGTGATAATATCAGCAGTACGGACAGCAATGATGTTGGCAGAATTGAGAGCAATGATATCAGCAGAATGGAGAGCAACGATGTCAGCAAAACAGACAGCAATGACATCAGCAATATGGATAGCAATgacacaggaggagcaggcagTAATGATGTAAACAGAATGGATTGCAACAATATAAGTGATAATATCAGCAGTACGGACAGCAATGATGTTGGCAGAATTGAGAGCAATGATATCAGCAGAATGGAGAGCAACGATGTCAGCAAAACAGACAGCAATGACATCAGCAATATGGATAGCAATgacacaggaggagcaggcagTAATAATGTCAACAGAATGGATTGCAACAATATCAGTAATAATATCAGCAGTACGGACAGCAACGATGTTGACAGAATTGAGAGCAATGATATAAGCAGGATGGAGAGCAACGATGTCAGCAAATTGGAGAGCAATGATATCAGCAGTCCATCAGTATGA